In the Cellvibrio sp. KY-GH-1 genome, GCATGTAAGCCGCGTAGAGCACCGCTTTATCTTTAATCGTTAACGAAAGTATGCCGTTACGGGCACCACCGCCAATCGGTTGCATAACAGATCCTGCTTTTTTGGTTTTATCGGGCCAACTTCATAACCAACCAATAGTTATAGGGGCCAAGGTTGAGACACTAATAGATTAGCTCACTAGTGTCCAGACGCCATTGCGCGATTCGTGCTAGCGCGCAATAAAGCGCCCCAATCGAGCAATAATTCCTCTAATAACAATTGCTTATTGGGGTTTGCTCCACTTAATAATTGGCGCTTGGATACAAGAATTTTTTCAATATAGCGATGTAACAGGGGCAAATTCAGGTTACTTATTCGCTCGCGCCACTCAACCGGAGTCAGCGCTATTTGGGGATCATTAGCCCCTGCCCGCCACCGCGCCACGCTATGCAACAAACCAAGTAACCACTCCACCAGAGCAATCACTTCACCACCATGCCAATTAGCAGCCACTTCAATCGCAGAAATTTGCCCCAGCGTTAAGCGCACAAATTGCTGCAGGGTTTGCTCACGTTGCTCAAGCGCATCGCCCTGCAAGAGGGATAATGCCGTTAGCGGAGCGCCCCGTGCCGCAACCAGCAGCGCATCCGGCGTGATGTTGCTGCCAACCACTAAGGGAGATAACCAATGCAACACTTGCTCAGTGCGCGGCATTGGTAATTTGCGCATCTGACAGCGACTGCGGATTGTCGGCAGGACCGCACTGGGTGCATGAGTGACAAGAATCAACAAGGTATTGGCAGCAGGTTCTTCCAACGACTTAAGCAAGGCGTTGGCCGCATTACCATTCATGGCTTCGGCCGGCTCGATAATCACTAGCTTGTAACCGCCCTGCTGCGCGGTTTTGCCAAGGGATTCAGTGAGGTCACGCACCTGATCGACCTTGATTGCCTTACCCGCCTCCTCCGGCTCAAGCCAAAGCAAGTCGGGATGGGTTTGGGATTTGTTCAGTTCGCAACCACGACACCTCCCGCAAGGGGTTCCTTCAATGGGCGATACACACAACAGCAGCTGCGCCAGTGCATCGGCCAGATGGCGTTTGCCGATCCCTTTAGGGCCGGCAATCATGAGCGCATGAGGAAGCTTTTTTGCTGCAATCTGCTGTACCAGATGCTGCCAATCACTTAACTGCCACGGATAAGGGTGGACGGGCCAGGCAAGAGAGGAGGTAGATGAATCGCTCATTGAATAATCAACCAAGGAGAACACTGAACAAAAGTTTGGGCAAGCTTAGCAAATTTGCGATAATCCGCGCCCGTTTAAATTCCACCTCAGGCTTGATGATGACCGATTTACCACTCGATATTTTGTACCTCGACGAGGATCTGCTCATCGCCAACAAACCTGCAGGCCTGCTATGCGTACCCGGTAAAGGCCCGGACAAACAGGATTGCCTGTATAACCGTGCGGTAAAATTTAACCCCAATGCACGCGTGGCCCATCGGTTGGATCAGGGAACATCCGGCATTGTGATGTTTCCCCTAAATTACCTGACCTTGAAAAACCTCACCCATAAATTTGAAGCGCGGGAAATCCACAAGCGGTATGTGGCCGTGGTGGAAGGAATAGTCGAGCACGATGAAGGTGAAGTGAAACTGCCGCTAATTTGTGATTGGCCGAATCGGCCGTTGCAGAAAGTTTGCTTTGAGCACGGCAAATCTGCTCATACTCGCTATCAGGTGATGGAGCGTAACCTTGAACAGAACACCACCCGGGTATTGCTTGAGCCCGTCAGCGGTCGCACCCATCAGTTGCGAGTCCACATGCTTAGCCTTGGACACCCGATGCTGGGCGATGGACTCTACGCCCCTGAACCTGTGCTCGCCAAAGCACCGCGTCTGCTCTTGCATGCCCAGGAGCTTTGGCTAAACCACCCGATTACCGGGACCGAAATCCGCATTGAAGCCAAGGCAGATTTTTAAGCGGAATTTTTTGCCAACTCCTACGTCAGCAACGCGGCTAACACGCGATCAATTTCTGCCTGCACTTCCGGCAAGGTTTTACCCGCATCAACCACGGCATAACGTTCGGGCGCCACTTGCGCACGCTGGCGATACTCTGCCCTGACCCGTTCAAAAAACCCGATAGTTTCACTCTCAAATCGGTCCAGCTCACCTCGCTGGCGAGCACGATTCAGGCCCAATTCCACATCAATATCCAGAATCAAGGTGAGATCCGGACGCAAATTCCCTTGAACAAGCTGCTCAAGCTGTTCGATCACAGATTTGCTTAGCCCGCGACCGCCGCCCTGATAGGCGTAAGTCGCATCGGTAAAACGGTCACTCAAGACCCAGGCCCCGCGCGCGAGCGCCGGTTTGATTACCTGCGCCAGATGCTGTGCACGCGCCGCAAACACCAGTAGCAATTCAGCAGTTTCATCAACAGATTCATCGCGCTTGCTCAGCAAAAGCCCACGTACTTCTTCTGCCAGCGGCGTGCCGCCCGGTTCGCGGGTAACAACCACCTCCAAACCACGCGCCACAAGCCAATCGCGCACAAACGCCAAATTAGTGCTTTTTCCAACACCTTCAGTGCCTTCAATGGTGAGAAACTTGCCTCTTTGCATATGCCTTTCTTCATCAAAAAATTTAATCGGGTTTGCGATTCCTTCCCCATCGGGGAGCGCGTATCATACCGGCTTTTTGACCGCACACTCGCATTATTCACCCGTGTTACCCCTTAGGGAGACTTATCATGATCACATTACACACCAACTACGGCGATATAGTTATCGAACTGGATTTCGAAAAAGCGCCCAAAACTGCCGCCAACTTCAAACAATACGTTGAAGAAGGTTTCTATAACGGCACCATTTTCCATCGCGTTATCGACGGCTTTATGATTCA is a window encoding:
- a CDS encoding DNA polymerase III subunit delta' — encoded protein: MSDSSTSSLAWPVHPYPWQLSDWQHLVQQIAAKKLPHALMIAGPKGIGKRHLADALAQLLLCVSPIEGTPCGRCRGCELNKSQTHPDLLWLEPEEAGKAIKVDQVRDLTESLGKTAQQGGYKLVIIEPAEAMNGNAANALLKSLEEPAANTLLILVTHAPSAVLPTIRSRCQMRKLPMPRTEQVLHWLSPLVVGSNITPDALLVAARGAPLTALSLLQGDALEQREQTLQQFVRLTLGQISAIEVAANWHGGEVIALVEWLLGLLHSVARWRAGANDPQIALTPVEWRERISNLNLPLLHRYIEKILVSKRQLLSGANPNKQLLLEELLLDWGALLRASTNRAMASGH
- the tmk gene encoding dTMP kinase encodes the protein MQRGKFLTIEGTEGVGKSTNLAFVRDWLVARGLEVVVTREPGGTPLAEEVRGLLLSKRDESVDETAELLLVFAARAQHLAQVIKPALARGAWVLSDRFTDATYAYQGGGRGLSKSVIEQLEQLVQGNLRPDLTLILDIDVELGLNRARQRGELDRFESETIGFFERVRAEYRQRAQVAPERYAVVDAGKTLPEVQAEIDRVLAALLT
- a CDS encoding pseudouridine synthase is translated as MTDLPLDILYLDEDLLIANKPAGLLCVPGKGPDKQDCLYNRAVKFNPNARVAHRLDQGTSGIVMFPLNYLTLKNLTHKFEAREIHKRYVAVVEGIVEHDEGEVKLPLICDWPNRPLQKVCFEHGKSAHTRYQVMERNLEQNTTRVLLEPVSGRTHQLRVHMLSLGHPMLGDGLYAPEPVLAKAPRLLLHAQELWLNHPITGTEIRIEAKADF